The following proteins are encoded in a genomic region of Methanobacterium sp.:
- a CDS encoding pseudomurein-binding repeat-containing protein, producing the protein MSTVGSSFAAVDNQQTAENITNSVSIEKNTTTNEYKSESVKNSSTETQKTEQATDKIPQTTGNSSITEKTSQNESEVTQTNQNTETRKISDAIPVHQTVDNSKISTENVQNEFSQDSVNTESSQNTEDTVNQEPQAAGGENYTNIRGIWLKAEDAGNITVAELKNANITDIFVKTNLISAPTYHGVLKDILNKFQNSGIRIHAWITCFKDANGKWINPANSTQRSHLLNAISDILNYNINGIHLDYVRYSGVGDNAAYKHNGTEVITSFVRDVKQLIQAKKPKVALSAAVMPEGASNANQYGQDYGQLAKYVDFLAPMIYKGNYGKDTSWIGTATKYIVDHAVNANGNKIPVLAGLQTYVSDYDTTLLTADELHKDVQSAIENGASGYVLFRYGLISQDFLKPPAFTLNEVKDAASRLKTFIETNKRLPNYVTVATTRVKMSDFLNLMTKSVLQLNNGITSPLTLKNVMAPQNSTGSFKSGSITKTAYIDMTNRINSFIDTNGQAPNYATTTLGKIPYEHLVYIYSKILNFHNSKNRLPNYVTMDPNMKISPPTTADLSVTKFTVDQIKKAAANVKNYIETNHKLPNYVTVGNSQVAVSDFLRLLVMGTIEVKEGSYALISLKTVNAPATPNENINKGTIDQAGYIDIAKRVKAFIDANGALPNHVTTPLGEVRFESLIYMFSKVLSFQDANSRLPNYVSVVPWREVASPPAPPVPAELQKYLAATLNCQVNDPKIKALAASITNGKTSAYDKSVAIFNWVRDNISYSFYPNTRRGALRTLNDRTGNCVDQAHLLIALSRAAGIPAKYMHGRCTFTSGNTYGHVWAEVWVNGRWYSVDTTSSRNRFGVINNWNTKTVVMKGNYVSLPF; encoded by the coding sequence ATGTCTACTGTAGGTAGTTCATTCGCTGCAGTAGATAATCAGCAAACAGCGGAAAATATCACAAATTCCGTAAGTATTGAAAAAAATACAACAACAAATGAATACAAATCAGAATCTGTAAAAAATAGCTCTACAGAAACGCAAAAAACAGAGCAAGCCACTGATAAAATACCACAAACTACTGGAAACAGTTCTATAACAGAAAAAACATCACAAAATGAATCAGAAGTAACGCAAACAAATCAAAATACAGAGACTCGCAAAATTTCAGATGCTATTCCAGTCCATCAGACTGTTGATAATTCAAAAATTAGCACAGAAAATGTACAAAATGAATTCAGTCAAGATTCAGTAAATACAGAATCAAGTCAGAATACTGAAGATACAGTAAATCAAGAACCACAGGCTGCAGGTGGGGAAAATTACACCAATATTCGAGGTATCTGGCTAAAAGCTGAAGATGCAGGGAATATCACTGTAGCTGAACTTAAAAATGCCAACATTACAGACATTTTCGTAAAAACCAATCTAATCTCAGCTCCTACTTACCACGGTGTTTTAAAAGATATTTTAAACAAATTCCAGAATTCAGGCATAAGAATTCATGCATGGATAACATGTTTTAAGGATGCTAATGGTAAATGGATTAATCCAGCTAACTCAACCCAGCGTTCTCATCTCTTAAATGCAATTTCAGATATATTAAACTACAACATCAATGGTATACACCTTGATTATGTAAGATATTCTGGAGTTGGAGATAATGCAGCTTACAAACACAATGGAACTGAAGTAATCACCTCATTTGTTAGAGATGTAAAACAGTTGATACAGGCTAAAAAACCAAAGGTAGCGCTTTCAGCAGCGGTAATGCCTGAAGGAGCATCTAATGCAAATCAATACGGGCAGGACTATGGACAACTTGCAAAATACGTTGATTTCCTGGCTCCAATGATCTACAAAGGAAATTATGGGAAAGACACTTCATGGATCGGTACAGCAACAAAATACATTGTTGACCACGCAGTAAATGCAAACGGCAATAAAATACCAGTTTTAGCGGGTCTACAGACATATGTCTCAGATTATGATACAACGCTATTAACTGCAGACGAATTACATAAAGATGTTCAATCTGCTATTGAAAACGGTGCATCTGGATATGTATTATTCAGATATGGACTGATCAGTCAGGACTTTTTAAAACCACCAGCATTTACCTTAAATGAAGTTAAGGACGCAGCAAGCAGGTTAAAGACTTTCATTGAAACCAACAAAAGGCTACCAAACTATGTAACTGTTGCCACAACCAGAGTAAAAATGTCAGATTTCTTAAATTTGATGACTAAAAGTGTTTTACAGTTAAACAATGGAATTACATCACCATTAACACTTAAAAATGTTATGGCACCCCAGAATTCTACAGGATCATTTAAAAGTGGAAGTATCACTAAAACAGCATACATTGACATGACAAATAGAATCAATTCATTCATTGATACAAATGGTCAGGCACCAAACTATGCTACTACCACGCTTGGAAAAATTCCATATGAACATTTAGTCTACATATATTCAAAAATACTCAATTTCCACAATTCCAAAAACAGACTACCAAATTACGTTACAATGGATCCAAATATGAAAATTTCGCCGCCCACTACAGCTGATTTATCAGTGACAAAATTTACAGTGGATCAAATTAAAAAGGCAGCAGCAAATGTGAAAAATTACATTGAAACCAACCACAAACTACCAAACTATGTAACAGTAGGTAACAGTCAGGTTGCAGTATCTGACTTCTTGAGATTACTGGTTATGGGTACAATTGAAGTTAAAGAAGGATCATACGCACTGATATCACTTAAAACAGTGAATGCACCAGCAACACCCAATGAAAACATAAACAAAGGAACCATAGATCAGGCAGGATACATAGATATTGCAAAGAGAGTTAAAGCTTTCATAGATGCAAACGGAGCCCTACCAAATCATGTAACCACTCCTCTTGGCGAAGTGAGGTTTGAATCATTGATTTACATGTTTTCAAAGGTACTAAGCTTCCAGGATGCCAATAGTAGGCTGCCCAATTATGTTTCAGTAGTTCCATGGAGAGAGGTTGCTTCACCCCCAGCGCCACCAGTGCCCGCAGAGTTACAGAAATACCTTGCAGCAACTCTAAACTGCCAGGTAAACGATCCAAAAATCAAAGCGTTAGCAGCTTCAATAACAAATGGCAAAACATCAGCCTACGACAAATCAGTTGCAATCTTCAACTGGGTAAGGGATAACATCAGCTATTCTTTCTACCCTAACACCAGAAGGGGTGCACTAAGAACCTTAAATGATAGAACAGGAAACTGTGTAGATCAAGCCCATCTTTTAATTGCTCTTTCAAGAGCTGCAGGCATCCCTGCAAAATATATGCATGGAAGATGTACATTTACAAGTGGTAACACCTACGGACATGTGTGGGCTGAAGTTTGGGTAAACGGTCGATGGTACAGTGTAGATACTACAAGTTCCAGGAACAGATTCGGCGTAATAAACAACTGGAATACAAAAACAGTCGTTATGAAAGGTAATTATGTATCGCTACCTTTCTAA